The Nitrospiria bacterium genome contains a region encoding:
- a CDS encoding DUF3015 family protein produces the protein MKKYILAIIGTILFSSSAFAAGYGDAGCGLGSLIFGNTSGPVQILAATTNNTAMNQAFGISSGTSNCDAQGFDTAKLEQEQFVANNFSGLAKEMATGNGEQLAALAGLMGCPTVQQPRFNTVAQQNYKAIFASDSTTPIEVLTAVRGVVSQDAELSTTCTN, from the coding sequence ATGAAGAAATATATTTTGGCGATAATTGGGACGATCCTATTTTCCTCATCCGCATTCGCTGCGGGTTACGGCGATGCCGGCTGCGGACTCGGCTCACTGATCTTCGGAAATACCTCCGGGCCTGTCCAGATTTTAGCCGCGACAACCAACAATACGGCTATGAATCAGGCGTTCGGAATTTCGTCCGGAACTTCAAATTGCGACGCGCAGGGATTTGATACGGCGAAACTGGAACAGGAGCAGTTCGTGGCGAACAACTTCTCCGGCTTGGCCAAAGAGATGGCAACCGGCAACGGAGAACAACTGGCCGCATTGGCCGGGTTGATGGGCTGTCCGACCGTCCAGCAGCCCCGCTTCAACACCGTCGCGCAACAAAATTACAAAGCGATCTTTGCAAGCGACTCGACGACACCGATCGAAGTGCTCACCGCCGTCCGGGGCGTGGTGTCGCAGGATGCCGAGTTGTCGACGACCTGCACCAATTAA